From Vanrija pseudolonga chromosome 1, complete sequence, a single genomic window includes:
- the fasA gene encoding Fatty acid synthase subunit alpha: protein MSAADRDNERRELTSRCIAIMNRADPVLLEYMKYHIDEIDPTKGPNFEKAKKFGQILLDNCQEVVDKPPVYRDVALPTAPHTEVSAKGDIQYSEIPRQNVRKLESYVKEMASGGEVESSVNLEKVQTDIEKLWELVNAQPSITPAQKAAIRSMYSEVVKSLGHGPGSPEVDPIARAKGAASSTKERRPSSQFLRPNVEDHTEVDEEHLPFLHLKRKTGTAWAYSQKLTNIYLDVLTEIATSGVTFQKKAALLTGVGKGSIGVEILKGLLSGGATCVVTTSRYSRDAVDYYKRIFHEIGSKGSKLIVVPFNGASKQDVEALVDYIYTEVGIDLDYIVPFAALPENGREIDNIDDKSELAHRLMLTNLLRLLGAVKAKKAARKFVTRPTQVVLPLSPNHGIFGNDGLYSESKISLETLFNRWSAESWGEYLCIAGAVIGWTRGTGLMSATNFVAEGLEKLGVRTFSAKEMAFNILGLMHPLIFDITQIEPLWADLNGGMDRVAGIADVMTSIRVDINRVADLRKAIALDNGADFRVTNGSDAERLHQKVSIAPRANFNFDFPTIEGDDVFTELNSLQGLIDLDKVIVCTGFAEVGPWGSSRTRWEMEARGEFTIEGCIEMAWMMGYIKHLDGKLKDGSPYVGWVDAKSGEPVDDKDVRSKYEKEILAHAGIRLIEPELFNGYDPERKGFTQEIELNHDLEPLEVSAEDAQKFKREQGDNVDIWAQDSGEWFVKFKKGARVLLPKAVKFDRVVAGQIPTGWDAKRYGIPDDIVSQTDRTALWALVTTMEALIMSGVTDPYEIYKYVHPSELGTSLGSGMGGMQSLSAMFRERREEKDVQKDILQETFINTVAGWVNLLLLSASGPVKIPVGACATALQSVEIACDTILTGKAKVMIAGGFDDFSEEGSYEFANMKATSSAETEFANGREPNEFSRPMTSTRAGFMESQGAGVHVLMSAKTAIEMGAAIQGIVAYTSTHTDKAGRSIPAPGRGVLSTAREVTPKNALPILDVKYRARQLAFRRKQIAQWLENEIDLLKDELAVTGKQNDEEFFNTRVAFIESEAKRQEKDALATFGMLEGSDPNIAPLRRALAVWGLNADSVGVISCHGTSTKANDKNESGVYNLQFEQLGRTKGNAVPVITQKYLTGHPKGGAAAWMFNGMLQTLQSAIVPGNHNADNISEELRAFPHLFYPSKAIQHLRLEAGLLTSFGFGQVGGQAAILHPRYLFASLSATELEAYKKKNIARQLQSYSRLSSAMVHNNLVQIKDGPPYTPELEGDVLLNPLARAGPSKTGSWAFQKKGPSTVPINTANAATIKLLFAQAAGGASGVGVDTELISAVPTSATFRERNFTADEIAYCASAPDATASFAGRWAAKEAVFKALGVPSKGAGAPLKDIEIVSTEAGPQVKLHGDAAKAAGSKSIKVSLSHSDASVVAFAVAN, encoded by the exons AtgtccgccgccgacagAGACAATGAGCGTCGTGAGCTCACGTCGCGCTGCATTGCGATC ATGAACCGCGCGGACCCCGTCCTGCTCGA GTACATGAAGTACCACATTGATGAAATCGACCCGACCAAGGGCCCTAACTttgagaaggccaagaagtTCGGCCAgatcctcctcgacaact GCcaggaggtcgtcgacaagcCTCCCGTCTACCGCGATGTCGCTCTCCCCACCGCTCCCCACACCGAGGTCAGCGCCAAGGGTGACATCCAGTACTCGGAGATTCCTCGCCAGAACGTCCGCAAGCTCGAGTCCTATGTCAAGG AGATGGCTTCCGGTGGTGAGGTCGAGTCGTCTGTCAACCTTGAGAAGGTTCAGACCGACATTGAGAAGCTCTGGGAGCTCGTGAACGCCCAGCCTTCCATTACGCCCGCCCAGAAGGCGGCCATCCGCTCCATGTAcagcgaggtcgtcaagTCGCTCGGCCACGGCCCCGGCTcccccgaggtcgaccccaTCGCCCGTGCCAAGGGCGCTGCCTCGAGCACCAAGGAGCGCCGCCCCTCGTCCCAGTTCCTCCGCCCCAACGTCGAGGACCacaccgaggtcgacgaggagcacctCCCATTCCTCCACCTCAAGCGCAAGACTGGCACCGCGTGGGCCTACTCGCAGAAGCTCACCAACATCTACCTCGATGTTCTTACTGAGATTGCCACCTCGGGTGTGACTTTccagaagaaggccgccctCCTCACCGGTGTCGGCAAGGGCTCGATCGGTGTCGAGATCCTCAAGGGCCTGCTCTCGGGTGGTGCCACCTGCGTTGTCACGACCTCGCGCTAcagccgcgacgccgtcgactACTACAAGCGCATCTTCCACGAGATTGGCTCCAAGGGCTCCAAGCTCATTGTCGTCCCCTTCAACGGTGCCTCCAAGCAGGACGTTGAGGCCCTTGTCGACTACATCTACACCGAGGTcggcatcgacctcgactaCATTGTCCCCTTCGCCGCTCTTCCCGAGAACGGCCGTGAGATCGACAACATTGACGACAAGTCGGAGCTTGCCCACCGTCTCATGCTCACCAACCTGCTCCGTCTCCTCGGTGCtgtcaaggccaagaaggccgcccgCAAGTTTGTTACCCGCCCTACCCAGGTCGTGCTCCCCCTCTCGCCCAACCACGGTATCTTTGGTAACGACGGTCTCTACTCCGAGTCCAAGATctcgctcgagacgctctTCAACCGTTGGAGCGCCGAGTCGTGGGGCGAGTACCTCTGTATCGCCGGTGCCGTTATTGGCTGGACCCGTGGTACCGGCCTCATGTCGGCGACCAACTttgtcgccgagggcctcgagaAGCTTGGTGTGCGCACCTTCTCGGCCAAGGAGATGGCTTTCAACATCCTGGGTCTCATGCACCCCCTCATCTTCGACATCACCCAGATCGAGCCCCTCTGGGCCGACCTCAACGGTGGTATGGACCGTGTCGCCGGCATTGCCGACGTCATGACCTCGATCCGTGTCGACATCAACCGCGTTGCCGACCTCCGCAAGGCCATTGCCCTTGACAACGGTGCCGACTTCCGTGTCACcaacggcagcgacgccgagcgccttcACCAGAAGGTCTCGATTGCGCCCCGCGCCAACTTCAACTTTGACTTCCCCACCATTGAGGGTGACGACGTCTTCACCGAGCTCAACTCGCTCCAGGGTCTCATCGACCTTGACAAGGTCATTGTCTGTACTGGTttcgccgaggtcggcccTTGGggctcctcgcgcacccgTTGGGAGATGGAGGCCCGCGGCGAGTTCACCATCGAGGGCTGCATTGAGATGGCCTGGATGATGGGCTACATCAagcacctcgacggcaagctcaaggacggctCTCCCTACGTCGGATGGGTCGACGCCAAGTCTGgcgagcccgtcgacgacaaggacgttCGCTCCAAGTACGAGAAGGAGatcctcgcccacgccggTATCCGTCTcatcgagcccgagctcTTCAACGGCTACGACCCGGAGCGTAAGGGCTTCACCCAGGAGATTGAGCTCAaccacgacctcgagcccctcgaggtctcggccgaggacgcccaGAAGTTCAAGCGCGAGCAGggcgacaatgtcgacatCTGGGCCCAGGACTCTGGCGAGTGGTTCGTCAAGTTCAAGAAGGGTGCCCGTGTCCTCCTCCCCAAGGCTGTCAAGTTTGACCGTGTTGTTGCCGGTCAGATCCCCACTGGCTGGGACGCCAAGCGCTACGGTATCCCCGACGACATTGTCTCGCAGACCGACCGCACGGCCCTCTGGGCCCTCGTCACCACCATGGAGGCGCTCATCATGTCGGGTGTTACCGACCCCTACGAGATCTACAAGTACGTGCACCCGTCCGAGCTCGGTACCTCGCTTGGTTCCGGTATGGGCGGCATGCAGTCGCTCTCGGCCATGTTCCGTGAGCGtcgcgaggagaaggacgtCCAGAAGGACATTCTCCAGGAGACCTTCATCAACACTGTTGCTGGTTGGGTCAacctgctcctcctctccgccTCGGGTCCCGTCAAGATCCCCGTCGGTGCCTGCGCCACTGCTCTTCAGTCGGTTGAGATTGCCTGCGACACCATCCTCACtggcaaggccaaggtcatGATCGCCGGTGGCTTTGACGACTTCTCCGAGGAGGGCTCGTACGAGTTCGCCAACATGAAGgccacctcgagcgccgagacCGAGTTTGCCAACGGCCGTGAACCCAACGAGTTCTCGCGCCCCATGACCAGCACCCGTGCCGGTTTCATGGAGTCGCAGGGTGCTGGTGTCCACGTCCTCATGAGCGCCAAGACTGCCATTGAGATGGGTGCTGCCATCCAGGGTATCGTTGCCTACACCTCGACCCACACCGACAAGGCTGGTCGCTCCATCCCCGCCCCCGGTCGTGGTGTCCTCTCGACCGCCCGCGAGGTCACCCCCAAGAACGCCCTCCCCATCCTCGACGTCAAGTACCGTGCCCGCCAGCTTGCGTTCCGCCGCAAGCAGATTGCCCAGTGGCTCGAGAACGAGATCGACCtcctcaaggacgagctcgccgtcacTGGCAAGCAGAACGACGAGGAGTTCTTCAACACCCGTGTTGCCTTCATCGAgtccgaggccaagcgccaggagaaggacgcgctcgccacctTTGGCATGCTCGAGGGCTCTGACCCCAACATTGCCCCTCTCCGCCGTGCCCTCGCCGTCTGGGGTCTCAACGCCGACTCGGTTGGTGTCATCTCGTGCCACGGTACCTCCACCAAGGCCAACGACAAGAACGAGTCTGGTGTCTACAACCTCCAgttcgagcagctcggccgcacCAAGGGTAACGCCGTCCCCGTCATCACCCAGAAGTACCTCACTGGTCACCCCAAGGGTGGTGCCGCCGCTTGGATGTTCAACGGCATGCTCCAGACCCTCCAGTCTGCCATTGTCCCCGGCAACCACAACGCCGACAACATTTCCGAGGAGCTCCGTGCCTTCCCCCACCTCTTCTACCCCTCCAAGGCTATCCAGcacctccgcctcgaggctgGTCTCCTCACCTCGTTCGGTTTCGGTCAGGTCGGTGGCCAGGCTGCCATCCTCCACCCCCGTTACCTCTTCGCGTCGCTCTCTGCtaccgagctcgaggcgtacaagaagaagaacatTGCCCGCCAGCTCCAGTCGTACTCGCGTctgtcgtcggccatggtTCACAACAACCTCGTCCAGATCAAGGACGGACCCCCCTACacccccgagctcgagggcgacgttCTCCTCAACCCTCTTGCCCGCGCTGGTCCTTCCAAGACTGGCTCGTGGGCCTTCCAGAAGAAGGGTCCCTCGACCGTCCCCATCAACACCGCCAACGCGGCGACCATCAAGTTGCTGTTTGCGCAGGCCGCTGGTGGCGCCTCGGGTGTCGGTGTCGACACGGAGCTGATCAGCGCCGTGCCCACGTCGGCGACGTTCCGCGAGCGCAACTTTACCGCCGACGAGATTGCCTACTGCGCCTCGGCTCCCGACGCGACCGCGTCGTTTGCCGGCCGCTGGgctgccaaggaggccgtCTTCAAGGCGCTCGGTGTCCCCTCCAAgggtgccggcgcgccccTCAAGGACATTGAGATTGTGTCGACCGAGGCCGGCCCGCAGGTCAAGCTTCACGGTGACgctgccaaggctgccgGCAGCAAGTCGATCAAGGTGTCGCTGTCGCACTCGGACGCCTCGGTTGTTGCGTTCGCCGTCGCCAACTAG
- the tas gene encoding Protein tas, producing the protein MTETTSILGANTPHPLRISRLVTGLWQLAGGHGEADVTASAAAMGPYVAAGLDTFDMADFYGPAEDVVGAYNAASVGKPVTPLTKWCPKPTVVGEEACRKAVDTALARLRVDSLPLLQYHVWRYDDPSYLENLHHLSQLQAAGKIQHIGVTNVDLAHLRLIVGSGYAIASNQVSMSVLDRRAEVGGMADYCAVNGIGLLAYGTLLGGFIGEKWLGAPEPVEQGNWSLMKYKRYIDAAGGWAVFQGLLAALKFVADKHGVPIATVAMGYVLALPAVAGIIVGSRLVGDASSHIASNKQALSLRLDDADLATIHAAQARLSPVPGDSGDENRYPPYLSPTGGARDFIDDAALAEVERVVAAGGRVERSSGSAWEPVANYCRAVRVGDRITVSGTTTRAAFSGAGVIGGKDAEAQSTYIFDIIAGAVRALGGSVADITRTRVLLADVADWAAVGRAQAREIGRWGVRPANTMVGGLTFVVGPDALVEIEAEAIVGSGKGPRLRLGPGGIVRE; encoded by the exons ATGACAGAGACAACTTCAATCCTAGGCGCCAACACGCCGCACCCGCTGCGCATCTCGCGCCTCGTCACCGGGCTGTGGCAGCTGGCCGGGGGGCACGGCGAAGCGGACGTCACGGCCTCCGCAGCGGCAATGGGGCCGTACGTCGCTGCGGGGCTGGACACGTTCGACATGGCCGACT TCTATGGCCCGGCAGAGGACGTTGTGGGCGCGTATAATGCCGCTAGTGTGGGGAAGCCTGTGACACCTCTGACCAAGTGGTGCCCCAAGCCTACtgttgtcggcgaggaggcgtgCCGGAAGGCAGTggacacggcgctcgcgcgcctccgGGTCGACAGcttgccgctgctgcagTACCATGTGTGGCGGTACGACGACCCGAGCTATCT CGAGAACCTGCACCACCTGTCCCAGCTGCAGGCAGCGGGCAAGATCCAACATATCGGGGTCACCAACGTCGACCTGGCGCACCTGCGCCTGATCGTGGGGAGCGGGTATGCGATCGCGTCGAACCAGGTGTCCATGAGCGtgctcgaccgccgcgccgaagtgggcggcatggcggaCTACTGTGCCGTCAACGGCATCGGGCTGCTGGCCTACGGCACGCTGCTGGGCGGGTTTATCGGCGAGAAGTGGCTCGGTGCCCCCGAGCCTGTGGAGCAGGGCAACTGGAGTCTGATGAAGTACAAGCGGTACATTGACGCCgctg GCGGCTGGGCCGTGTTCCAGGGCCTGCTTGCCGCGCTCAAGTTCGTGGCGGACAAGCACGGCGTGCCCATCGCCACCGTCGCGATGGGGTACGTGCTCGCGCTTCCCGCGGTAGCAGGCATCATTGTCGGGTCGCGGCtggtcggcgacgcgtcgagccacATCGCGTCGAACAAGCAGGCGCTGTcgctgcgcctcgacgacgccgacctggccACCATCcacgcggcgcaggcgcgcctCTCCCCAGTGCCAggggacagcggcgacgagaaCCGATACCCGCCGTACCTCAGcccgacgggcggcgcgcgcgactttatcgacgacgccgcgctcgccgaggtcgagcgcgtcgtcgctgccggcgggcgggtcgAGCGCAGCTCCGGCTCGGCGTGGGAGCCGGTCGCGAACTACTGCCGTgcggtgcgcgtcggcgacaggATCACAGTCagcgggacgacgacgcgcgcggccttctcgggcgccggcgtgaTTGGCGggaaggacgccgaggcgcagagCACGTACATCTTCGACATTATCGCCGGGGCGGTGCGTGCCCTCGGCGGGTCAGTGGCGGATATCACGCGCACAAGGGTGTTGCTTGCCGACGTGGCTGACTGGGCGGCCGTCGGCAGGGCCCAGGCGCGCGAGATTGGCCGGTGGGGCGTGCGGCCCGCCAACACGATGGTCGGCGGGCTGACGTTTGTCGTTGGCCCCGACGCGCTGGTGGAGATTGAGGCCGAGGCTATCGTTGGGAGCGGGAAGGGGCCGCGGCTTAGGTTGGGGCCTGGCGGCATTGTCAGGGAGTAG
- the priA_18 gene encoding Protein priA, whose product MVAPLSLVLSLLALALAPATTAHAPQRQNVPCGPGLTACPVFDYSGGPRWKGHYECVAVHTDIESCGGCLSEEHGRDCTAIENVDEVRCKRGLCVVQTCVEGFVPDKLNRNCEPASSFEQFVLEY is encoded by the coding sequence ATGGTCGCCCCGCTATCCCTCGTGCTGTCTCTGCTCGCGCTTGCACTAGCccccgcgacgacagcgcaCGCTCCACAACGCCAGAACGTGCCCTGCGGACCAGGGCTCACAGCGTGCCCCGTGTTCGACTACTCTGGCGGGCCCAGGTGGAAGGGGCACTACGAGTGCGTCGCGGTGCACACCGACATTGagagctgcggcggctgcctgAGCGAAGAGCACGGGCGCGACTGCACCGCCATCGAaaacgtcgacgaggtgcgctgTAAGCGCGGCCTGTGTGTCGTGCAGACGTGCGTCGAGGGCTTTGTGCCGGACAAGCTTAATCGCAACTGTGAGCCCGCGAGCAGCTTTGAGCAGTTTGTGCTCGAGTATTAG
- the ekc1 gene encoding Extragenic suppressor of kinetochore protein 1: MLWKFSFASGSTLDTLLSRETPPSVEELLDEQDILAECKAQNNKLVTFLSREDSVKSLLTWVTSGLDELDTEAEAASDEAYKKALTSSEVYPPFKDGATEQGAKAESSSEAQTEEEVDNSGPLTPALGVGLGEGLETIEGEGGSSDASRARYPQVATEILTSELWTIPETVMGHKEQLLRPFWDAVLAPSDPKGTTVSHALKTERDRAASQFWTDEDEERERKREVIRGLWMRVNASFLQKRTTEMVRFIQTIPNVIERMVARIESPAIQDLLARIIQTEEAGVTDVMSWLGEQRLIPQLLALLSPQHPPSTHAIVSDLLKGLISVSAPNSSFNPHGGNAMDQQGGGAGAHKDNRLVRELSNRTSADTLVGYMLDSLELSDRAWKGLGDDEHPELKRANAFIVHPLPSIASATSSLCGVCNVVVEVIRRNNSDLAEPYLFNTLRNRLMSIQTERLRRSPSPTEAVSNDSEGEDETRKKMEEVMPELADKFAIVHLANLVSALVDRFGQLNQLLIDPRSQERVASPLVPKPLTMERFRVIELYAELLHASNMATLNRAPGTGPDYSPDGALMGGLDGLDKLGRALQTNESSDDGPQSAGGAPELPVTQPRDPPDSSGSTDYSLTESDDVPLSDDDETAPAASTTTIEVVVPPPTSAEDAERLRSVMGIESKYQSSDIDASHAAVAATTIGAPTVTSGDHPTPVDEPLSIGERLKQQFIRYRILPTLLDLFFEHANNNFLHHLLYDLLQQILNGNLGHGYNRELVIELFSNAKLVERILDAQRRNDLQVKSEPRKPRLPYMGHISLISEELVKFFARCPSDLYELVRPTFSQEDWTAYVEGSLSETRARDSQPLAGGKPMPGLGSAIGTGSERSDSESDDDEDGNVHIGEPLSRTIAKQADSYNDGAGDDDVGMEQFWRPSNARSAAMDSSDDDDDDADWLRPSPSLGFASGSHRVGGDDDLFGNQGDLDSDDAWGEFSSGNDGGGGGDGANPFDDDAFTPSSSTEVTAFVPGEPLTPADWAEAFDREFESSQPTETTTWTEETEEVHTIAMPAPEDTSGDASSWSFGDEDEEHPQGEDLPSVKGVTKSVDDLSLHRVERRHSHTDDALTPREEALLSVATPDQPLGPGVSADAHVVAGGLIERKLPDGTVVRVPEDDIAVGIEEGLEHLGPVGLAEREIVNAEEEKEAKEEKEAKAEKQDKVKGVHKA, encoded by the exons ATGTTGTGGAAGTTCTCCTTTGCGTCCGGCTCgacgctcgacacgctcctGTCAAGAGAAACGCCCCCGtcggtcgaggagctgctcgacgagcaggacATTCTCGCCGAGTGCAAGGCGCAGAATAACAA GCTAGTCACTTTTCTCTCGCGCGAAGATAGCGTCAAGAGCCTCCTGACATGGGTCACTTCtggccttgacgagctcgacaccgaggccgaggcggcgagcgacgaggcgtacAAGAAGGcgttgacgtcgagcgaGGTGTACCCGCCGTTCaaggacggcgcgacggAACAAGGCGCCAAGGCagagagcagcagcgaggctCAGACCGAAGAGGAGGTTGACAATAGCGGACCCTTGACGCctgcgcttggcgtcggcctcggcgagggcctcgagaCGATCGAGGGTGAAGGCGGGTCGAGCGATGCCTCGCGCGCAAG GTATCCCCAGGTTGCGACTGAGATCCTCACATCCGAGTTGTGGACGATACCAGAGACGGTTATGGGCCACAAGGAGCAGCTGCTCCGCCCGTTCTGGGACGCGGTGCTTGCGCCCTCAGATCCAAAGGGCACCACCGTATCGCATGCGCTCAAGACGGAGCGGGATCGCGCGGCAAGCCAGTTCTGGAcggatgaggatgaggagcgTGAGCGGAAACGCGAGGTCATCCGCGGACTGTGGATGCGTGTCAACGCGTCCTTTCTCCAGAAGCGCACgaccgag ATGGTTCGCTTCATCCAGACTATCCCCAATGTCATTGAGAGAATGGTGGCGAGGATTGAGAGCCCCGCGATCCAGGACCTGCTGGCGCGCATCATCCAGACAGAGGAGGCGGGCGTCACCGACGTCATGAGCTGgcttggcgagcagcgcctcaTCCCCCAactgctggcgctgctgtcGCCCCAGCATCCCCCATCGACGCATGCGATCGTGTCGGACCTGCTCAAGGGATTGATCTCCGTGTCGGCGCCCAACTCGTCATTCAACCCCCACGGCGGGAACGCAATGGaccagcagggcggcggtgccggcgcgcacaAGGACAACCGCCTTGTGCGCGAGCTTTCGAACCGCACgagcgccgacacgctcgtgGGGTACATGCTTGACAGCCTCGAGCTGTCGGACCGCGCCTGGAAAGgtcttggcgacgacgagcaccccGAGCTCAAGCGCGCCAACGCATTCATCGTCCACCCATTGCCATCGATCGCGTCGGCAACGTCGTCGCTCTGCGGCGTGTGCAACGTTGTGGTGGAGGTCATCAGGAGGAACAACTCGGACCTCGCGGAACCATACCTGTTCAACACATTGCGGAACCGCCTCATGAGTATCCAGACTGAGCGTCTGCGCAGGTCGCCATCACCGACTGAGGCCGTCTCGAATgacagcgagggcgaggatgagaCGCGCAAGAAGATGGAGGAGGTCATgcccgagctggccgacaaGTTTGCCATTGTGCACTTGGCCAACTTggtctcggcgctcgtggACAGGTTTGGCCAGCTCAACCAGCTGTTGATCGACCCGCGCTCGCAAGAGCGAGTGGCGTCGCCGCTCGTGCCCAAGCCCTTGACAATGGAGCGCTTCCGTGTCATTGAGCTCTACGCCGAGCTGTTACATGCTTCCAACATGGCCACGTTGAATCGCGCACCAGGCACTGGGCCCGACTACTCGCCCGACGGCGCGTTAATGGGCGGGCTGGACGGGCTTGACAAGCTCGGCCGGGCCCTGCAGACCaacgagtcgagcgacgacgggcccCAGTCGGCTGGTGGTGCCCCAGAGCTGCCCGTGACGCAGCCCCGCGACCCCCCAGATAGCAGCGGCTCGACCGACTACTCGTTGACCGAGTCTGACGACGTGCCGCtgtccgacgacgatgaaACGGCccccgcggcgtcgacaaccACCATTGAGGTTGTTGTCCCTCCTCCCACTTCAGCCGAGGACGCAGAGCGCCTCCGGAGCGTCATGGGCATTGAATCCAAGTACCAGAGCTCGGACATTGACGCgtcgcacgccgccgtcgcggctACGACTatcggcgcgccgaccgtcACGTCTGGCGACCACCCCACGCCAGTCGACGAGCCCCTGTCTATTGGCGAGCGCCTCAAGCAGCAGTTTATCCGCTACCGCATCCTTCCCACCCTGCTCGACCTGTTCTTCGAGCACGCAAACAACAACTTTTTGCACCACCTTCTCTACGACCTGCTGCAGCAGATTCTCAACGGCAACCTCGGTCACGGCTACAACCGTGAGCTGGTTATCGAGCTCTTCTCCAACGCcaagcttgtcgagcgcaTTCTCGATGCCCAGCGCCGCAACGACCTGCAGGTCAAGAGCGAGCCGAGGAAGCCACGCCTGCCGTACATGGGCCACATTTCGCTTATTTCCGAGGAGCTTGTCAAGTTCTTTGCACGCTGCCCGAGCGACTTGTACGAGTTGGTCAGGCCTACGTTCAGCCAGGAGGACTGGACCGCGTACGTCGAGGGTTCGCTCAGCGAGACGAGAGCGCGCGACTCGCAGCCCCTGGCTGGTGGCAAGCCTATGCctggcctcggcagcgccATTGGGACCGGCAGCGAGCGATCGGacagcgagagcgacgacgatgaggatggCAATGTCCACATTGGCGAGCCGCTGTCCCGCACGAtcgccaagcaggccgacTCGTACAATGACGGTGCTGGAGATGATGACGTAGGCATGGAGCAGTTCTGGCGGCCAAGCAATGCGCGATCGGCAGCCATGGATtcgtcggacgacgacgacgacgacgcggatTGGCTCCGTCCATCGCCGTCGCTTGGTTTCGCGTCGGGTTCTCACCGGGTAGGTGGCGACGATGACCTGTTTGGG AACCAGGGAGacctcgacagcgacgatgCTTGGGGAGAGTTTTCCTCTGGCAatgacggcggtggcggtggcgatgGTGCCAACccctttgacgacgacgcctttactccgtcctcctcgacagaAGTCACGGCCTTTGTCCCCGGCGAGCCATTAACACCGGCCGACTGGGCAGAGGCCTTTGACCGCGAGTTTGAGTCGTCGCAGCCGACCGAGACGACCACCTGGACAGAAGAGACGGAAGAGGTTCACACAATCGCCATGCCTGCGCCCGAGGACACGAGCGGTGACGCATCGTCGTGGAGctttggcgacgaggacgaggagcaccCTCAGGGCGAGGACCTGCCGAGCGTCAAGGGCGTTACCAAATCTGTCGACGACCTGTCCCTCCACCGTGTCGAGCGAAGACATTCGCACACCGATGATGCTCTGACTCCAAGAGAAGAGGCGTTGCTGTCTGTGGCGACGCCCGATCAACCGCTTGGTCCCGGCgtgagcgccgacgcgcacgtcgtTGCCGGTGGGTTGATTGAGCGCAAGCTGCCTGACGGCACGGTTGTGCGGGTACCGGAAGACGACATTGCCGTGGGGATCGAGGAGgggctcgagcacctcggcccTGTTGGGCTCGCTGAGCGCGAGATTgtcaacgccgaggaggagaaggaggccaaggaggagaaggaggccaaggcggagaAGCAGGACAAGGTCAAGGGTGTACACAAGGCATAG
- the Acot8 gene encoding Acyl-coenzyme A thioesterase 8 codes for MAPLVSITDTLAVKPVDSVNGFDAFKSTRLWTPAGARGVFGGQVIAQSLQAASKTVVGKELHSQHCYFMLPANSTVPITYIVERLRDGGSYATRLVHAQQEGKTVFILTASYSAPAKPLPKLAPVTTPATEADSSAHIKEADAKDDPTITGTVKFDFGKASAGAVSKNVRFDVPHPGNSALPRNVMADAAADEALAARPAPRPFAERYQIPWPKDIKAWKDATVEEDMWANFLRAAEFRGLKLGSRARAVQNYINERRQSPIQIAIARQQSGEYGTSRAIWLKPLLEKDEVLDVNTIRALFGFMTDFQFIGTAGVTVGLSGMSKPRLGMMASLDHTMHYYPLPPDFDITRPLLHIMEAVAVDVPSGRGTVRGLLYTDTGYLVATTEQEGVVRASFGKDQRPTTEAARLQGKL; via the exons ATGGCACCCCTCGTCAGCATCACCGACACGCTGGCCGTCAAGCCCGTCGACAGCGTCAACGGCTTTGACGCGTTCAAGAGCACGCGGCTGTGGacgccggcgggcgcgcgcggcgtgttTGGCGGCCAGGTCATCGCGCAGAGCTTGCAGGCGGCGAGCAAGACGGTCGTTGGCAAGGAGCTGCACTCGCAGCAT TGCTACTTCATGCTGCC CGCAAACTCGACCGTGCCGATCACGTACATTGTTGAGCGGCTGCGCGATG GTGGATCGTACGCGACTCG CCTAGTGCACGCGCAGCAGGAGGGCAAGACGGTCTTTATCCTGACAGCGAGCtactcggcgccggccaagCCGCTGCCCAAGCTTGCGCCGGTGACGACGcccgcgaccgaggcggaCAGCAGCGCGCACATCAAGGAGGCGGACGCGAAGGACGACCCGACAATCACGGGCACGGTCAAGTTCGACTTTGGCAAGGCGTCCGCGGGCGCCGTGAGCAAGAACGTGCGCTTCGATGTGCCGCACCCCGGCAACTCGGCGCTCCCGCGCAACGTcatggccgacgccgctgccgacgaggcgctcgctgcgcgccccgccccgcgcccctTTGCCGAGCGATACCAGATCCCCTGGCCCAAGGATATCAAGGCGTGGAAGGACGCcacggtcgaggaggacatgtGGGCCAACTTCCTCCGCGCCGCAGAGTTTAGGGGGTTGAAGCTTGGTtcgagggcgcgcgccgtgcagAACTACATCAAT GAGCGCCGCCAGTCTCCCATCCAGATCGCCATCGCAAGGCAGCAGTCGGGCGAGTACGGCACATCTCGCGCCATCTGGCTCAAGCCCCTcctcgagaaggacgaggtgcTGGACGTCAACACGATTCGG GCGCTCTTCGGCTTCATGACCGACTTCCAGTTCATTGGCACGGCAGGTGTCACCGTCGGCCTGTCTGGCATGTCCAAGCCACGCCTCGGCATGATG GCGTCGCTCGACCACACGATGCACTACTACCCCCTCCCACCCGACTTTGACATCACCCGCCCGCTCCTGCACATCATGGAGGCTGTGGCGGTCGATGTGCCCTCAGGCCGTGGCACGGTCCGCGGGCTGCTGTACACTGACACGGGATATCTCGTGGCCACAACCGAGCAGGAGGGCGTGGTGCGCGCTAGCTTTGGCAAGGACCAGCGGCCTACTACCGAGGCTGCGCGCCTCCAGGGCAAGTTGTAG